GAAGACCTGGGGAGCAGAGCCGCGCTGCACTGCTCCCAAATCTTTGTCCTCATTTGGGGAACTCCTAGCTATCACTGGGTTCTGTCAGGCTTGGTTCGTGAGGGCAGAAGTTAGCAGACTGTCCCACTGTCAAAAGTAGGTGCTTAAGTGCTTTTCAAAGCTTGAGGGTTTGCAGACTCCCCATCCTCTTAGGGCTCCCCTTTGATGCCTGTTGGGCACTCACAGATACAACCAGGAAAGCAGGAAGAGCCAACTGAGGCCCCTTCTTCCCCTACTACCTACCACAGAATCCCCGAAAACTACATTTCCCACAAGTACACAGACGCTGACAGTGAGCAGGTGACAACAAGTACACAACACAGCTGACTGAGGGGAAGGTCACTGGCTGAGCTGGGCCTAAAACAGCAACTGTGGGGTGGTGAGCAGCAGGAGGGTTAGCATGAACGAACTGGAATGGGCGAGGGCTGACTCAGCACTGCCGAGGGGCTCGGGGACAGGCTTGGTGCCCCATTCCATCTCACAGCATTCCCCAAAACTGTAATTCCTCTTAAAACCTGCCCTTTcacctcaaaataataataattaaaaaagttctcttttttttgtggGCTCCGATGTGTCTTTTTAAAACCTCCCTTTTAAAGGGTTTCATTTTCACGTTATCACGTCAAAAATGCAGTAATTCTGAAGGGGTGCGTACCCTCAGAACCAGTTAGTAGAACCTCATAGAAACATCTTTCCCTCCTATCCTTTCTCCCAGGCATTAGAAACATCTTTTAGTCAGAAGTCCGTGGATAATAATTGGATATAAAACTGCACACctctgctgggcatggtggggtGGTGAAGGGGCAGGAGGGGCTTTCCTTACGTAGTGATGGACTCTCCAGGCTGAGGGAGGGCCCCAGTAGTGGGGGAGGACTGTTCCTGGAACTGTGATCTTCATGGGGAGTGAGGGACAGACGGCTGGCTGGTTCCTCACTGTGGAGGTGGCACAGGGGTGACTGTGCCTGGGCTCGGGGCCGTGGGGTCTGGAGGCAGCGGGGTGCCTGGGTCTgtggagaaaaggaggagaaatgaGCTGGAGAACGCTGAGGGGTGGACCCAGTCCCAGGctccacacacaaacagaaccagGCACGGCATGCAGTGGGTGGGCGGATGAATGAGGTACCCACTATGTGTAATTTCTTTTTCCCAACACTTTTTTCCACCTGACATTAGAAAAATCTTATACCCCAAACCATTCTCCTCTCCCCAAGGACTCTAAATGGGTCGTCTGAATGTGGTGGGACAAGCAAGGGAAGCCATCTTCATGCAGATGGGTAGCTAGGTTCCAGGTTTACAGCTGAGGTCCTCTGAGCCACTGGACTCCTCCATGACCCACCAGTGGAAGCCCCTTGTTATCCCAGAGGCGGCTGCTGCTGCCAAGCTGGGAAACAGAGGACAGCCAGAGGGGCCTTCCTCCTGTGCTCTGGTTTTACCAAGCATTGAACAGGGAGGGCTGTGGAAATCCTAGGATCTTACCCTTTCCCCACTCGCCTCCCTCCCATAGTTTGAGCCCTCTCCCTTACCCTCTCCCTCCTGGTCCCTTCTCACCTGGCAGTGGGCTGGCACTGGGCAGGAGGTTGCCCTGAACTGCTGCCACAATGGCAGGGCTCTGGGCTGCGGCGGATCCGAGCCCCGGCCCGAGAGGCAAGGAAGATGGCATGGTGGTGGTCGCCGGCAGGTTAGGATGTAGAGGGTTCGCCATGGACACAGGCAGGTTAGGTGGGGGGATAGTGCCCGGGGCAAACGGGAGATGGTGGTGATGCCCATGCAGGttaggaggagggggaaggttAATACTAATGGAGTCAGCTAGACTACCGAATGGGATGACGGatggagcagcaggaggaggcggCATGCCAAAAGGCAAACCCAAAGGAGCATTACCCGCCACGCCTGGGTGCCCGCTGCCTGGCACTGCCCCTGGCATCATTGAGGGAGGAGTTTGTTGGTTGGGGAACGGTGAGGGgcctagaaaaaaagagaacacgAGGGTGAGGGAGTGGACTCCTGCCCACAGCACAAGCTGCACAGCCCCCTGCTGCTGCTCTCCCTTCCCCTGGCGCTAGAGGAAACTAGATTCTAGGACTAACACTCTGTGTCTGTTTGGGAACACAGCCCTCCTGCTAGTTTGGGGACATAATACAATGGAGCCCACCTGTAGGAACTGCAACAAACATTTTTATCCAAGCCCATCCGGTATTCCCTTCAAAGGAACCAGAACGTTTGCCTGGAACTCAATAGCAAACCAATATTCTGGAACCCACACTCACCATGGGGTCCAGGGGGGGGTACCCCTGGTGGGACTGCCCCAGGCTGAGGGGCTCCAGGTTGTGGCTGCTGTGGCCCTGCAGTTGTCCCTGCCGGCCCGATCTGTTCAGAAGGGCCCAAGCTTCCAGGGGGGGCCCCAGTGCCAGGAGGAGCAGAGGCCACAGCGGCTGGAGGCACCGCTAGACCATGAACTGCAGGTGGTCCGGCGGCCCCCGTGGGGGGCATGGGCTGGGAGCCTGGGGGCAGGgcgggctgctgctgctgctgctgctgctgcatgtgCTGGAAGTGCTGCTGCCGGGCTCTCATCTCCGCGTACTTGAGCTGCTCCATGTGGAAGGCTTGGCGGTCGGCCAGGAGCTGCTGCCTCTGATACTCCAGCTGCGGGGTCAGCGGGAGACTGTCACCAGGGTCCAGAGAACCCCTGGCAACTGccttcctcccacttcctcttttGAAAGACCCTATCTCACGCTGGTGTTTCCCCAAGACTCAACGGGCGTGCCTCCACTAGTCTCTACAGATCTGAGACCACGCGCAGCGCCCCTCACTGCACCCGAGTTAATCTGGTGTGGTTGGGCTCACTTCAGTTTCAAAGCTCTGAATTTATTACTCTGATTTGAAAATGCCTCAAGCTTCTGTCAACTcaagttctttccttccttctaaaATCAGCTACAAATTTAGTATTTCTTAGGATTCACTGGCCTCtgcattttgattttattttgattctgccagcatttaactttatttttatatgtttgttggtttttcaaaactgggtttctctatgtggacctggctgtcctggaactctgcagaccaggctagccttgaactcagagagccacctgcctctgtctcctgagtggtgggattaaatctcttattttaaaatgttattttaaggtgctggagagatggctcagcggttaagagcactagctgctttccagagatcctgagttcaatttccagcaaccacgctggctcacaaccatctgttgtggtatttgatgccctcttctggtatgtctgaagatagcaatagtgtactcatatacatacatatatgtgtgtgtgtatataaataaaataaatctttaagaaaaagttatttttagtgatgtctgtctgtctgtctgtctgtctgtgtgagggtatgtgcatgtgagtgtgtgtgctcatgAAAAGACCCTAGGGACTGAtgtgggccctctggaagagcagtctgttcTCAACTGCCAAGCTACTCTGCTAGAAAAATCTCTGAATCTGAATTTTCCTGTAGTTTAAGCATTGTTAAGTGTTTCTGAAGTCTCCATGTTGTATATTTGATGTCTCTTAAGAGTGGGTCCTcaccttgtatttcttttttttttttttttgcatttgtttttttttgttgttgttgtttgtttgtttgtttttttgagacagggtttctctgtgtcgccctggctgtcctggaactcactctgtagaccaggctggcctcgaactcagaaatccgcctgcctctgcctcccagagtgctgggatcacaggcgtgcgccaccaccgcccagcttgtatttctttctaagccctctcaaagaaacagaatcaCCATGGTCTGTGCTGTCTGCTGCCCACATTTCCCTGTGGGTCTCTTATTATCCCCCAACTCCACGCAGTCACTCAGACCTGTGAGAAGCTAAGGAGGGGGAGCATCGGGGGACCTAGAGACGCAGCAGTCAGAAAGCCTGCCGAGCAGCCTGCCTGCCCTTCTCCCCTGTGTGAGCTGGGCCAGCCTCCTGATGACCGCCTGACTGCATGTCACTCACCGCCTCTCGCTCCCGGTCCATTATTGTCTCCAGCTCCTCAAAATGTCGGAGTTTGATCTCTAGTTTCTTCATTTGCGTCTCTACCAGCAGAGCTACCAGAGACTTGATCTTCCTCTCCTCAACTGCAGCCAAGTGCTAGGCAAGAAGGAGGGTGACAGGGTGGGCAGGCGTTAGTTAGCCAGAGCGCTCAGGGTCAGCTgctccagggagggagggagggagggagggaggggcagggcagaTGCTAGCAGGCTTAAGGAAGTAGCTGTAATCACAACTCAGAATAGTGTAGCTGTAATTTATATATGTACTATGTATTATAATACATAGTATAGTAAGTATAAcacattatatagtatatattacatatcacaATAAATGATGCAatatattatatcataatatagaattatataatatatgcatgatCTAGATATATCTGTattaaacaacacacacatacatattatatctACATCATGAACAAAAAGAATAGCAAGAGATAAgacaagggctggagaaatggctcagagggggagggagatttCTTAataactgatgtgggagggccccgCCCACCGTAGGTGGCTCTGCCCCTTCTCAGGTGATCCTGGGCTGTATGAGAAGGCAGGCTGTGCAAGGCAGTAAGCCGCATTTCTCCCTGGCCCCTGCTTCTCAACATGTGAGAatctgacttcccttcatgataaaCTGTGACGGGGCATAGACATTGAAGTAAAGCCTTTCCCACCATTGTTGctttggtaatggtgttttatcacagcaacagaaagccaagagagatggctcagcagttaagagcactgactgctcttccagaggtcctgagttcaaatccccgcaaccacctggtggctcacacatctgtaatgggatctgatgccctcttctggtgtgtttgaagacagcaacagtgtgctcatataaaataaaataaaataaaaagagataagACAAGTAAAAGGAACTGAAGCCTGGAAACAATGAATAAGAGATCAATAAGTTTGGTGCTAAGTCACTCATCCTGAGTGAGAAGGGACCAGGCGAGAACAGAGTGCGTGACATGGATGCGGAAGGCCGGCTTCTGAGGGCCGCCCTCACCTTGGCCTTGACTGCAGCAGCGGCCAGGGCTGCGGCGGCAGCTGTGGACAGGTTGCCTTCACCAATGTCACGCTCCACCTTggttttcctctccccctctggCTCCGCCACTTCCTTCAGCACTTCCTCCTGCCCTTCCGTTGGCTCCTTGTCTTTCTCAGGATCAACTGTGTCAGGACAAAGGCTGAATCAGCCTTTCAACTTGTCTGTCTCCTGTGCCCCTCATCCTCTGGGGAGGCCACTCACCTATCGGGTCCCCGTCACTCTTCTCAGACTCCTTCTCGCTGTCACcgtctttccctttctcttcatctttcttGGGACCCTCACTTATTTCCTCCTTTGCTTCTTCTTCCACAGCGCCCCCTCCTTCCCGAGGTTCCTGGACGACATCAGAGGATGCAGCTCACTCCCACTCAGCCCAGGCTTGAGGCTGACTGACCCTCTTGTCCTTATGTAgctgtgtgtgcgcatgtgcacaagTAGTGCCTGCCCACGTGCAGGTGTGCAAGCGCCTGTGTGCGCACGCCAAAGGCAGAGCGGGCCGAGGTGCTGGGCTGCCCCCAGCGCTGGGGTCCCACAGTGACGGAGTTacagacacataaaaatgataCCAAAGGGGCCCTAGGGATTCTAAATCAGATTTTCAGGTCTGTAGAACGAGCGCTCTTATCCAGCTAACCCCTTACACAGGGCAGGGGTAGTGTAGCTCCAGGAGAGTGTGCCTGCACTGCATTCCAGCACCTGGGCTGCACCCAGCAGCCTCCTGCACACCCAGGTCATTTCCTCTATACCTTAGGCTCCTTCTTCTCATCCACTGCCTGGCCCTCTGCCCGTGCCTCCTCAGTCCCGCTTTCCTCTGGGCCCATggagaaagcaaagaaaggagaGACATTTGATACGTTTCATTTATGTAACGATTTCCTAGTAGCTAAAACCTCAGGGACACAGGAAGCCAAATTTCCCACAGCGATGTCATAAAGGAGAACAAAACCCCACGGACTTTCTCTCCCACCTGTGCCGTGACTAAGATCACCGTGCACGGGGCCAGGGCCGGGAGGGCACAGGGAGGCCGGCGGCTCTGGCTCTTGGTGAACGGGAAGAAATCTGAAAGTGCGCGCTCACCAATGCGCTCAGGCTCGTCAGAGGCGGTCCCCGCGATGCCGCTGCTCTCCAGACCGAAGGCGGGGTCGGCCTTGCCTGTGACTTTGGCTGCCTCTTCCACCTTGCGCACGTGCGCTTCCACCAAGGCCGTGGGCACCTCTTCCTTCATCTTTGAGAACTCTTCTGAAAGCCCAGAGGGGAAGAGGCTGGGATAAGGCGGGTGCGCTGTTCTGACTATGCCTTTGAAGCCTTTCTCACAAGCCCATCTCTCTCTCAGACCAAAATGGAGCTCAGATGGTGCCTGAGCTAAGGCAGCGACAGACAAGGCTAGCAGGGCAGACCTGAGAGGTTCAATCTGAGAATCTAGCTGTAAAAGCAAAGAAGGCCCAAACCCCCCATCCCCAAATTACCTAGGGCTGACTTCGCAGCAGCAGAGGCAACTCGGGGATCGACGACAGAGGCCAGGAAGGCAACAGTGCTCATAACAGGGTTGCCTGACTGACTGAAGGGGATGGGTTGGTAGGCCAGAGGGCCGAGAGAGGCCTCCGAGTCCTCCAGGTACGGGTCTTCAATGGGCAGGCGAAGGAAATGTAAGATGCACTCGTCCTGCGTGCGGCTTCCCACGTGCTCAGACACTTTGTTCCAGTCGTCCTTGTACATCTCTAGGGCCTGGAGGGCAGTGGGGACACAACTCCGCTCAGTTAGCCACTTTTCTAGAAGGCCAGCTCCCCCATCCTCCTAAGGGCAGCTGCTTCCACAGCTCTCTATATtctggtatttctgttctggatcCAGGAGGGAGGGGTCTCCAAGCAGCACGAAGAAACAACGTGGAATTACAGACAGGCCTGAATCCCTGACCTGCAGCTGTTCCTGGGACAGCTATGACAAGCACCAGGGAGGGGGACACTGAGGCAAGCTCATGCCTTACTCAGTGCCCGACTGGGAGCTCCCCACTCACTCACACCGCAGGCGGCCGTGTCCCAGCCATGCTGTCCTCACAACTCCCTTCCCCAACATACAGCGGGTGGCCGTGTCCCAGCCATGCTGTCCACacaactcccctccccactcaCTCACACGACGGCCGTGTCCCAGCCATGCCGTCCACACAGCACCACTCCCCACTCACTCACAGCCATGCCGTCCACACAGCACCACTCCCCACTCACTCACAGCCATGCCGTCCACACAGCACCACCCCCTTGCTGTCCCCGGTTACCTCCAGGAGCAGCAGTGTCTCCTGCTCCGTCCACTCCCGAGTGGCACTCGCTGCAGCTTTACTCTGTGGGGAAGCAGGATGAGTCAGCACAGAGGAGTCGAAGCCACGCGCAGTGCAGGCTGTCAAGCCAGCCGGCTGCAGCGCATACCTTGGAGGGGACATTCTTCtttgtgtacatgtctgtgcGCAGCCCAAAGTTCTGCATGTCTGTTGGTTTCTCCTTGCCTTTATCAGGGAAGCTCAGCATTTGCTGGGAAGCAGAGTTCTGCTAtttgtggaaggaaagaaaagggaggtgAGTGTAAGTGGTCccaggtagagacagagagagagacagagagagagagagagagagagagagagagagagagagagagagagagagaacagacagacagacagcaggagcTTCCTTCCCGAAGCCTGGGCGGGACTTCCTCCCTCACTGCTGCAGCTCTtctgctctcctgcctcctcttcccaggCAGGGGCCCCCCAGTGAAGGGGGCAGATAAACAGCCCAGCGGGGTCTGCACCCCACCTACCAGCTCTGGCTTGCCCTTAGCCGTCTCTGGCACCAGGTCATCCAGCTCTTTGCCCTTCCGCCCAGCCTTGGTATCAGCATCAACCTGGCGGCCCTGGGGGACAGAGCTTGGCGTCATGGAAGCTGGGTAGGAAACGGCAGGCCAAGGCCTTGGAGGCCTGAAGACCAAATGCTGGGCGGCTCACGAGCTCTGGGAACACTCGTGCCACTGTTCCATGCTGCTCCATGATTAATTAGACATGTAGCTGGCATGATAGACATTTGTAGTCACGTGTGTCGTTACAGACTCTCTTAGGAGCTGGACAATAGATCCTAGCCCTAGATTAGTCAGTATCTTGGTGTCTCTTAAAGAATGTATGAGATGGAAATGGGAAAAATGAAGGTGATAGTAAATAtgaggaaaaatggaaaaatacaggAAATGTGACACAGTATAAAAATGCATACAAGTTATGGTAAGCCATCTTTCTCTACTGCGCCTATCCTACACTAGCCTGCCTGTGCGCTGACAACAAGGAGCAGCTCCTCACAGCTGGGGTAGGCGGGCTGACAGCGCTGAGCACACGGCTGACGCCCGTGGCCCCCTCTACCTCACGGTAAAGAAGCCCTACTACTCCGCCCAATCTCTACCCTAAAAACATAAAAACcgaaaaacaaacaggaaaagaaaagtccAAAGGAGCCCATTCCGCCCCACCCAGCCTTGTCCCCAGCACCCTTCGCCCTACCTGTGGGGGCTTCGGCTGAAGAGGAACCAGGCCCGATGGTGTGTCTGCTAAGACGTGGAAGTGAGAGGTGGGTGGAGGTCCCATGGGGGTCGGCCGACTCTCAGCATCTACCTGGTAGTTAATAAGACCCCACTGTTCCAGGAAGGCATGGACCCTGTGAGAGAAAGGGAGGCTAGGCCAAACGGGAAAACCAAAAAGGAGGAACCTACCCCCTTCACCAACTCTTCACCTAAGTAGCAACCGCAGTTGCACACCGCAGCCCAGTGACCATGTCTTCCTAGAGAGTAAAGCCCGCCCACTGTCTGTCAGCAGGGGCCGcagcctctgtccctccctcgCAGCACACTTCCAGCCCCACACCACTCATCCTCCGCTTGCTCTGACAGGGCTGGCTTTCTCTAGGGTGCTGCTCTTGCTTATTCCCTATCTTCTTTGAAAGTATCTGCAGTTCtgccaagacagacagacagacagacatccttcCAAATTCTTTCTCCTCAGAAGCAAGACGCACCTCATGATAGCACAGACATCACCCGCCAAGTTCCGCCGACAGGCAGTGGATGTTAGATACTCCTGGGGATTCAGCCGGTACGTGTCAATCATGAAGTTCCGATATGCCAGGTAGCTTAGGAGAGTCAGAAAGACAAGTAAGAGGAAGAAAGTTAACGCTTGCTGGGGCCCACGGGAAGGAAGAATAATAGAAGTGCTACAACCCAAAATATTCTAACCTCATCTATCACACATTTCTCACTGGGGCTGAAGGACTAGCCCAGTGCTCAAGAGTACTTGCTATTCTAGCacaagacccaagttcagttcctagcaccacatGGCGGCCCACAATCATCCACAACACCCTTATTCCGAGGAATAAGGAGCAATCTTCTGAGCTCCGGAGGCAGGGACCTGGCACatgttacacacatacactcaagcCAAACACTCAAGACACAAAATAAGTACAtctaaaaaaaagtttcttgtatttttcctgatggcttttttttttttcaaaacagggtttctctgtgtagacctggctgtcctggagctcaccctatagaccagtctggcctcaaactcagaaatccacctgcctctgcctcccaggtgctgggattaaaggcgtgcgccaccaccgcccggcctcctGATGGCTTTTGTAATTAAATGAACTATCATCACCTGGGAATGTCAGCCTCCTAAATGTGGAGATTACAGGATTATCTATCTCATCATGCTTGTCACCCAATtttattggggggagggggataaaaGCCCTCGTTTCCAATCAGAAATCAAAGTCCTTACCCATGCAAAAATCAGCCTGCTTCCAGAGGAGGAACTTAAAGATTGCCGTTTTAacatcttttatgtgtatgggtgctttgcctgcacgtatgtctgtgtactaccagcctgcctggtgcccaaggatgCAAACAGGGGGTGGTtggacccctggaactggagtcagagagagttgtgagccactatgtaagtgctgggaatcaaacccagggcctctgcaaaGTCAGCTAAAGTCCTTGaccaccgagccacctctccagcattcaagggttgcttttgttttggcttttaagGTTgtgatttataatttttttttaacttataattttgaggtagggtcttgtGTAGTACAGACAGGCCTTTAACTTGATCTATAGCACAATTTCACATCCCAGATGCTAAGGTTATATACCACCATCCtggcttttaattattttttaaaaatgtatttatttgagtCAAGGTCTTACATAGTGCAAGCTGGCTTTAAATCTGTTAGACAGTCAAGGATAGTCTTATATtcccgatcctcctgcctctgcttcccaagtgctaagatcacAAATGTGAAacaccacaattttttttttgttttgttttgtttgttttgttttgtttgtctttcgagacagggtttctctgtgaagccctggctgtcctggaactcactctgtaaaccaggctggcctcgaactcagaaatctgcctgcctctgcctcccaagcgctgggattaaaggtgtgcgccaccacgcctggctcgaAACACCACATTTTTTAAACTTGGTTTTTACATATAATagttttattaacttatttacatttatttagtctGTGTGCATAGGCATTCACAATCTACAGCGCACACACGGAGGTTGGGTAATAATTTTCAGGG
The sequence above is drawn from the Apodemus sylvaticus chromosome 20, mApoSyl1.1, whole genome shotgun sequence genome and encodes:
- the Smarcc2 gene encoding SWI/SNF complex subunit SMARCC2 isoform X2; the protein is MAVRKKDGGPNVKYYEAADTVTQFDNVRLWLGKNYKKYIQAEPPTNKSLSSLVVQLLQFQEEVFGKHVSNAPLTKLPIKCFLDFKAGGSLCHILAAAYKFKSDQGWRRYDFQNPSRMDRNVEMFMTIEKSLVQNNCLSRPNIFLCPEIEPKLLGKLKDIVKRHQGTVSEDKSNASHVVYPVPGNLEEEEWVRPVMKRDKQVLLHWGYYPDSYDTWIPASEIEASVEDAPTPEKPRKVHAKWILDTDTFNEWMNEEDYEVSDDKSPVSRRKKISAKTLTDEVNSPDSDRRDKKGGNYKKRKRSPSPSPTPEAKKKNAKKGPSTPYTKSKRGHREEEQEDLTKDMDEPSPVPNVEEVTLPKTVNTKKDSESAPVKGGTMTDLDEQDDESMETTGKDEDENSTGNKGEQTKNPDLHEDNVTEQTHHIIIPSYAAWFDYNSVHAIERRALPEFFNGKNKSKTPEIYLAYRNFMIDTYRLNPQEYLTSTACRRNLAGDVCAIMRVHAFLEQWGLINYQVDAESRPTPMGPPPTSHFHVLADTPSGLVPLQPKPPQGRQVDADTKAGRKGKELDDLVPETAKGKPELNSASQQMLSFPDKGKEKPTDMQNFGLRTDMYTKKNVPSKSKAAASATREWTEQETLLLLEALEMYKDDWNKVSEHVGSRTQDECILHFLRLPIEDPYLEDSEASLGPLAYQPIPFSQSGNPVMSTVAFLASVVDPRVASAAAKSALEEFSKMKEEVPTALVEAHVRKVEEAAKVTGKADPAFGLESSGIAGTASDEPERIEESGTEEARAEGQAVDEKKEPKEPREGGGAVEEEAKEEISEGPKKDEEKGKDGDSEKESEKSDGDPIVDPEKDKEPTEGQEEVLKEVAEPEGERKTKVERDIGEGNLSTAAAAALAAAAVKAKHLAAVEERKIKSLVALLVETQMKKLEIKLRHFEELETIMDREREALEYQRQQLLADRQAFHMEQLKYAEMRARQQHFQHMQQQQQQQQPALPPGSQPMPPTGAAGPPAVHGLAVPPAAVASAPPGTGAPPGSLGPSEQIGPAGTTAGPQQPQPGAPQPGAVPPGVPPPGPHGPSPFPNQQTPPSMMPGAVPGSGHPGVAGNAPLGLPFGMPPPPAAPSVIPFGSLADSISINLPPPPNLHGHHHHLPFAPGTIPPPNLPVSMANPLHPNLPATTTMPSSLPLGPGLGSAAAQSPAIVAAVQGNLLPSASPLPDPGTPLPPDPTAPSPGTVTPVPPPQ
- the Smarcc2 gene encoding SWI/SNF complex subunit SMARCC2 isoform X4, yielding MAVRKKDGGPNVKYYEAADTVTQFDNVRLWLGKNYKKYIQAEPPTNKSLSSLVVQLLQFQEEVFGKHVSNAPLTKLPIKCFLDFKAGGSLCHILAAAYKFKSDQGWRRYDFQNPSRMDRNVEMFMTIEKSLVQNNCLSRPNIFLCPEIEPKLLGKLKDIVKRHQGTVSEDKSNASHVVYPVPGNLEEEEWVRPVMKRDKQVLLHWGYYPDSYDTWIPASEIEASVEDAPTPEKPRKVHAKWILDTDTFNEWMNEEDYEVSDDKSPVSRRKKISAKTLTDEVNSPDSDRRDKKGGNYKKRKRSPSPSPTPEAKKKNAKKGPSTPYTKSKRGHREEEQEDLTKDMDEPSPVPNVEEVTLPKTVNTKKDSESAPVKGGTMTDLDEQDDESMETTGKDEDENSTGNKGEQTKNPDLHEDNVTEQTHHIIIPSYAAWFDYNSVHAIERRALPEFFNGKNKSKTPEIYLAYRNFMIDTYRLNPQEYLTSTACRRNLAGDVCAIMRVHAFLEQWGLINYQVDAESRPTPMGPPPTSHFHVLADTPSGLVPLQPKPPQNSASQQMLSFPDKGKEKPTDMQNFGLRTDMYTKKNVPSKSKAAASATREWTEQETLLLLEALEMYKDDWNKVSEHVGSRTQDECILHFLRLPIEDPYLEDSEASLGPLAYQPIPFSQSGNPVMSTVAFLASVVDPRVASAAAKSALEEFSKMKEEVPTALVEAHVRKVEEAAKVTGKADPAFGLESSGIAGTASDEPERIEESGTEEARAEGQAVDEKKEPKEPREGGGAVEEEAKEEISEGPKKDEEKGKDGDSEKESEKSDGDPIVDPEKDKEPTEGQEEVLKEVAEPEGERKTKVERDIGEGNLSTAAAAALAAAAVKAKHLAAVEERKIKSLVALLVETQMKKLEIKLRHFEELETIMDREREALEYQRQQLLADRQAFHMEQLKYAEMRARQQHFQHMQQQQQQQQPALPPGSQPMPPTGAAGPPAVHGLAVPPAAVASAPPGTGAPPGSLGPSEQIGPAGTTAGPQQPQPGAPQPGAVPPGVPPPGPHGPSPFPNQQTPPSMMPGAVPGSGHPGVAGNAPLGLPFGMPPPPAAPSVIPFGSLADSISINLPPPPNLHGHHHHLPFAPGTIPPPNLPVSMANPLHPNLPATTTMPSSLPLGPGLGSAAAQSPAIVAAVQGNLLPSASPLPDPGTPLPPDPTAPSPGTVTPVPPPQ
- the Smarcc2 gene encoding SWI/SNF complex subunit SMARCC2 isoform X1; protein product: MAVRKKDGGPNVKYYEAADTVTQFDNVRLWLGKNYKKYIQAEPPTNKSLSSLVVQLLQFQEEVFGKHVSNAPLTKLPIKCFLDFKAGGSLCHILAAAYKFKSDQGWRRYDFQNPSRMDRNVEMFMTIEKSLVQNNCLSRPNIFLCPEIEPKLLGKLKDIVKRHQGTVSEDKSNASHVVYPVPGNLEEEEWVRPVMKRDKQVLLHWGYYPDSYDTWIPASEIEASVEDAPTPEKPRKVHAKWILDTDTFNEWMNEEDYEVSDDKSPVSRRKKISAKTLTDEVNSPDSDRRDKKGGNYKKRKRSPSPSPTPEAKKKNAKKGPSTPYTKSKRGHREEEQEDLTKDMDEPSPVPNVEEVTLPKTVNTKKDSESAPVKGGTMTDLDEQDDESMETTGKDEDENSTGNKGEQTKNPDLHEDNVTEQTHHIIIPSYAAWFDYNSVHAIERRALPEFFNGKNKSKTPEIYLAYRNFMIDTYRLNPQEYLTSTACRRNLAGDVCAIMRVHAFLEQWGLINYQVDAESRPTPMGPPPTSHFHVLADTPSGLVPLQPKPPQGRQVDADTKAGRKGKELDDLVPETAKGKPELQNSASQQMLSFPDKGKEKPTDMQNFGLRTDMYTKKNVPSKSKAAASATREWTEQETLLLLEALEMYKDDWNKVSEHVGSRTQDECILHFLRLPIEDPYLEDSEASLGPLAYQPIPFSQSGNPVMSTVAFLASVVDPRVASAAAKSALEEFSKMKEEVPTALVEAHVRKVEEAAKVTGKADPAFGLESSGIAGTASDEPERIEESGTEEARAEGQAVDEKKEPKEPREGGGAVEEEAKEEISEGPKKDEEKGKDGDSEKESEKSDGDPIVDPEKDKEPTEGQEEVLKEVAEPEGERKTKVERDIGEGNLSTAAAAALAAAAVKAKHLAAVEERKIKSLVALLVETQMKKLEIKLRHFEELETIMDREREALEYQRQQLLADRQAFHMEQLKYAEMRARQQHFQHMQQQQQQQQPALPPGSQPMPPTGAAGPPAVHGLAVPPAAVASAPPGTGAPPGSLGPSEQIGPAGTTAGPQQPQPGAPQPGAVPPGVPPPGPHGPSPFPNQQTPPSMMPGAVPGSGHPGVAGNAPLGLPFGMPPPPAAPSVIPFGSLADSISINLPPPPNLHGHHHHLPFAPGTIPPPNLPVSMANPLHPNLPATTTMPSSLPLGPGLGSAAAQSPAIVAAVQGNLLPSASPLPDPGTPLPPDPTAPSPGTVTPVPPPQ